A single region of the Populus nigra chromosome 2, ddPopNigr1.1, whole genome shotgun sequence genome encodes:
- the LOC133681425 gene encoding protein LOW PSII ACCUMULATION 1, chloroplastic — protein MASFMGLFPYNMAGPLNFYHHNNYKYQIGNHRNCALFSCIDHNLTPHMLSCKRQSCSTSTITCSAANKPSPSTEVSSTAKIRSEVLSPFRSVRMFFYLAFIASGALGGLIATTRLIAALANPSRAAEVPEILKGLGIDIGAAAIFAFLYYRENKAKNVQLARLSREENLSNLKLRVDKKKIISVSSLRGVARLVICAGPAPFILESFKLSEPFTQSLLDRGVLVVPFASNGNLPSFEFDEGEEMKELTTKRKRLWQLAPIYVSEWSNWLDEQKKLAGVSPESPVYLSLRMDGRVRGSGVGYPPWNAFVAQLPPAKGMWSGLLDGMDGRVL, from the exons ATGGCTTCTTTCATGGGTCTCTTTCCCTACAACATGGCTGGACCCCTTAACTTCTATCATCACAACAACTACAAATACCAAATTGGCAATCACAGAAACTGTGCACTGTTCTCTTGTATTGATCATAATTTAACACCACACATGCTAAGCTGCAAGAGGCAAAGTTGTTCCACTTCCACCATCACCTGCTCTGCTGCCAACAAACCCTCTCCGTCTACTGAAGTCAG CTCTACAGCCAAGATAAGGAGTGAAGTTCTATCTCCATTTCGGTCTGTCCGGATGTTTTTCTACCTAGCTTTTATTGCAAGTGGTGCTTTGGGAGGATTAATAGCAACCACACGACTGATTGCTGCTCTAGCAAATCCATCAAGAGCAGCTGAAGTACCTGAGATACTGAAAGGTCTGGGCATAGACATTGGAGCAGCAGCTATCTTCGCATTCCTATATTACAGGGAGAACAAAGCTAAAAATGTACAACTGGCCAGGCTGTCAAGAGAGGAAAACCTTTCAAATCTTAAGCTCCGTGTGGATAAAAAGAAGATCATTTCTGTGAGCTCTTTGAGGGGTGTTGCTCGTCTTGTAATCTGTGCTGGCCCTGCACCTTTCATTTTAGAATCTTTTAAACTTAGTGAGCCTTTCACTCAGAGCCTTTTGGATAGAGGGGTGCTTGTGGTTCCATTTGCTTCAAATGGGAATTTACCTAGTTTTGAGTTTGACGAGGGTGAGGAGATGAAGGAGCTTACCACCAAGAGGAAGAGACTCTGGCAGTTGGCTCCTATCTATGTTTCTGAATGGTCCAA CTGGTTAGATGAACAGAAGAAGCTGGCTGGCGTCTCCCCTGAATCTCCTGT GTATTTGTCTCTGCGCATGGATGGCCGTGTCCGTGGAAGTGGTGTTGGTTATCCCCCTTGGAATGCTTTTGTCGCCCAACTACCACCAGCAAAGGGAATGTGGTCAGGTCTTCTTGATGGCATGGATGGAAGAGTTCTTTAg